Genomic window (Pirellulaceae bacterium):
GCAAACGTGTCATTCAAATCGATCACACCGAACAGCGAAGTACCAACGGCAATCGCCAGATAGATGGCAACGATAAACAACGCAACCACGGCCATTCGATTTGAGAAAAACTTCCGAGTCGATCTCAGCTTCCACCAACGTTTCATCATGAGAGACGGACCCTCGGATCAAACACGGCATACAGCACATCGGTGAGAATAATCGACAGAATGTAAACCGCCGCAAAAATCGCCGTGAAGGCTTGGACGACAGGAAAGTCCTTGACACGAACCGCCGCAATGAGTGTTCGTCCCATTCCCGGAATGCCGAAAAAACTCTCCAATAAAATGGATCCCATAATCAGAAACGGCAAGGAGATTGCTACGCGAGTTACGATTGGAATCATGGCGTTTTTCAGCATGTGGACAAACATAACTTTCGGCTTGGAAGCACCCTTCGCCAGGGCCGTTGTGATGTAGTCGCGCTGTGATTCCTCGACCATCACCGCCCGATAATATCGCGTATCGTACCCCATACCGACGATCACACTGATCATCACCGGCAGCAGACAATAGTGCACCCAATTGGAAAGGCCAGGCTCGTAACCCTCGATCGCAAACAACTCCCAACCAAGACTTCGATTCAGCACGTAGGCACCGAAGTATTGACCGAGAATAATGTAGACGAGAAAACTAACACTCATCCCAAGCACCGCACCGATCACCAAAGTGCGATCAACGATCCGACCTCGAAAGTAAGCGGAAACAATCCCAACGCAAATCGAAATCAATGTCGTCAGCACTAAAGCAGGTACTGTGATCGAGAGACTTGGCCCTACCGAAGAACGCAAGATTTCACCAACCGTTCGCCCGTGCTGATCCCAACTCTCGGTCCGCAGGTCAAAAGTCGTCAGAAACCGAGCGTACTGAACCAGAAAGGGCTGATCCAAACCCACTTTTTCTCGGTAGCGGATAATGTCGTCGGGATTTGCATTCTTACCGAGAAAGCTGTAGACCGGGTCATGGACTCGCAAGGCAGCCATAACGAGTAACACAATCGTCAAATAGACGGGCACGTTATAAACGAGCTTACGAAAGATATAGGCCCACATATGGCAACTGCCTAACCAAATTCAGTGTATTACTCAACCA
Coding sequences:
- a CDS encoding ABC transporter permease codes for the protein MWAYIFRKLVYNVPVYLTIVLLVMAALRVHDPVYSFLGKNANPDDIIRYREKVGLDQPFLVQYARFLTTFDLRTESWDQHGRTVGEILRSSVGPSLSITVPALVLTTLISICVGIVSAYFRGRIVDRTLVIGAVLGMSVSFLVYIILGQYFGAYVLNRSLGWELFAIEGYEPGLSNWVHYCLLPVMISVIVGMGYDTRYYRAVMVEESQRDYITTALAKGASKPKVMFVHMLKNAMIPIVTRVAISLPFLIMGSILLESFFGIPGMGRTLIAAVRVKDFPVVQAFTAIFAAVYILSIILTDVLYAVFDPRVRLS